From Borrelia sp. RT5S, the proteins below share one genomic window:
- the xth gene encoding exodeoxyribonuclease III, which produces MNLISWNVNGIRALLKKGFLDFVKKYNPDILCLQETKACMEHLPRELINVEAYFSYFSKSTIKGYSGVGIYSKIEPIRVENMGREIFDKEGRCLIAHYRDFVLINAYFPNSQSFRKRLQFKLDFLTNLRDIVNSFTNSGKNLVVCGDFNIAHTEIDLSNPGISRDSAGYYVEETTWMDSFLNEGYVDTFRMFNKNPGNYTWWDYKTRARERNVGWRIDYFIVNEVLKSRIKDALILNEVMGSDHCPISLHLDWR; this is translated from the coding sequence GTGAATTTGATTTCTTGGAACGTGAATGGGATAAGAGCCCTTCTTAAGAAAGGGTTCCTTGATTTTGTTAAAAAGTATAATCCAGACATTTTGTGTCTTCAAGAAACTAAAGCATGCATGGAGCACTTGCCAAGAGAACTTATCAATGTTGAGGCGTATTTTTCATATTTTTCAAAATCCACAATAAAGGGGTATAGTGGGGTTGGTATTTATTCAAAGATTGAGCCTATTAGGGTAGAGAATATGGGTAGAGAAATATTTGATAAGGAGGGAAGGTGTCTTATTGCTCATTATCGTGATTTCGTTCTTATTAATGCTTATTTTCCCAATTCTCAATCTTTTAGAAAAAGGTTACAATTCAAACTTGATTTTTTAACGAATCTTAGGGATATTGTGAATTCATTCACAAATTCTGGAAAGAACCTCGTTGTATGTGGGGATTTTAATATTGCTCATACTGAGATTGATTTATCCAACCCTGGGATTAGCAGAGACTCTGCTGGGTATTATGTTGAGGAAACTACTTGGATGGATAGTTTTTTAAATGAGGGGTATGTTGATACCTTTAGGATGTTTAATAAGAATCCAGGTAACTATACTTGGTGGGATTATAAAACTAGAGCAAGAGAACGCAATGTTGGGTGGAGAATTGATTACTTTATTGTGAATGAAGTTTTAAAGTCTAGGATAAAGGATGCTCTAATTTTAAACGAGGTAATGGGTAGTGATCATTGTCCTATTTCTCTACATTTAGATTGGAGATAA